A window of Castanea sativa cultivar Marrone di Chiusa Pesio chromosome 1, ASM4071231v1 contains these coding sequences:
- the LOC142622475 gene encoding putative transferase At1g60990, chloroplastic isoform X2 — translation MATTVTLPSMIPRSWNSNLSSPHQNGPFWTKKTHSISFTLSLSSTKISRSRSSSSSSSSTTLPAALPFDLSPPPIDHDFLDALALSGTKVSDDGIVETFDNDDEALDAVDNGVVVVDLSHYGRIRVSGEDRIQFLHNQSTADFECLHEGQGCDTVFVTPTARTIDLSHAWIMKNAVLLVVSPVTCQSITEMLNKYIFPADKVEIQDITKQTSLFVLAGPRSNQVMEGLNLGDLVGQPYGTHRHFSVNGMPVTVGVGNIISEEGFSLLLTPAAAESVWKTILSLGAIPMGSNAWEKLRVLQGRPAPQKELTNEFNVLEAHLWNSISLNKGCYKGQETISRLVTYDGVKQRLWGIHLSAPAEPGSPITINGKKVGKVTSYASGRKESEHFGLGYIKRQAASEGDTVVVGDNITGTVVEVPFLAQQCPPSRGSSS, via the exons ATGGCAACAACAGTGACTCTCCCATCGATGATTCCTCGGAGTTGGAATTCGAACCTTTCTTCTCCACACCAAAACGGACCGTTTTGGACCAAGAAAACACACTCGATTTcgttcactctctctctctcatccacAAAAATTAGCAGAAGCagaagcagcagcagcagcagctctTCTACTACCTTGCCTGCTGCCTTACCCTTCGACCTCTCTCCTCCTCCAATCGATCACGACTTCCTC GATGCTCTGGCACTTTCAGGTACAAAGGTTTCAGATGATGGGATTGTTGAAACATTTGACAATGACGATGAAGCATTAGATGCCGTTGATAATGGGGTTGTG GTTGTGGACCTTTCACATTATGGCCGGATAAGAG TTAGTGGAGAAGACCGTATCCAGTTTCTTCACAACCAAAGCACTGCAGATTTTGAATGTCTTCACGAAGGACAG GGATGTGACACTGTTTTTGTTACACCAACAGCTCGGACAATTGATCTTTCACATGCATGGATCATG AAAAATGCAGTTCTATTAGTAGTTTCACCAGTGACATGTCAAAGTATAACTGAAATGCTGAACAA GTACATATTTCCCGCTGACAAGGTCGAGATTCAAGACATCACCAAGCAAACTAGCTTATTTGTTTTGGCCGGACCCAGAAGCAATCAA GTAATGGAGGGGTTGAACCTTGGTGATCTTGTTGGACAACCTTACGGCACACATCGACATTTTAGT GTAAATGGAATGCCGGTTACTGTAGGGGTGGGAAATATCATTTCCGAAGAAGGTTTTTCTCTGTTGTTGACACCAGCTGCTGCTGAGTCAGTCTGGAAAACCATTCTTTCTCTGGGTGCAATCCCAATGGGCTCTAATGCATGGGAAAAACTAAGGGTTCTTCAAG GTAGGCCGGCTCCTCAAAAGGAACTTACTAATGAATTTAATGTCCTGGAGGCTCATCTCTGGAATTCCATCTCTCTGAACAAGG GGTGTTACAAGGGACAGGAGACTATATCTAGACTCGTAACATATGATGGAGTCAAGCAGAGACTCTGGGGAATTCATCTATCAGCACCAGCAGAACCTGGCAGCCCCATCACAATTAATGGGAAAAAG GTGGGAAAGGTAACAAGTTATGCATCTGGAAGAAAAGAATCTGAGCATTTTGGTTTAGGCTATATCAAGAGGCAAGCTGCTTCAGAAGGAGACACTGTAGTTGTTGGAGACAACATCACAGGGACAGTGGTGGAAGTTCCTTTTCTTGCACAGCAATGCCCACCATCACGTGGTTCAAGTTCTTGA
- the LOC142622475 gene encoding putative transferase At1g60990, chloroplastic isoform X1: MATTVTLPSMIPRSWNSNLSSPHQNGPFWTKKTHSISFTLSLSSTKISRSRSSSSSSSSTTLPAALPFDLSPPPIDHDFLDALALSGTKVSDDGIVETFDNDDEALDAVDNGVVVVDLSHYGRIRVSGEDRIQFLHNQSTADFECLHEGQGCDTVFVTPTARTIDLSHAWIMKNAVLLVVSPVTCQSITEMLNKYIFPADKVEIQDITKQTSLFVLAGPRSNQVMEGLNLGDLVGQPYGTHRHFSVCFNDFLDCCMSNLCLLVYSRVNGMPVTVGVGNIISEEGFSLLLTPAAAESVWKTILSLGAIPMGSNAWEKLRVLQGRPAPQKELTNEFNVLEAHLWNSISLNKGCYKGQETISRLVTYDGVKQRLWGIHLSAPAEPGSPITINGKKVGKVTSYASGRKESEHFGLGYIKRQAASEGDTVVVGDNITGTVVEVPFLAQQCPPSRGSSS, from the exons ATGGCAACAACAGTGACTCTCCCATCGATGATTCCTCGGAGTTGGAATTCGAACCTTTCTTCTCCACACCAAAACGGACCGTTTTGGACCAAGAAAACACACTCGATTTcgttcactctctctctctcatccacAAAAATTAGCAGAAGCagaagcagcagcagcagcagctctTCTACTACCTTGCCTGCTGCCTTACCCTTCGACCTCTCTCCTCCTCCAATCGATCACGACTTCCTC GATGCTCTGGCACTTTCAGGTACAAAGGTTTCAGATGATGGGATTGTTGAAACATTTGACAATGACGATGAAGCATTAGATGCCGTTGATAATGGGGTTGTG GTTGTGGACCTTTCACATTATGGCCGGATAAGAG TTAGTGGAGAAGACCGTATCCAGTTTCTTCACAACCAAAGCACTGCAGATTTTGAATGTCTTCACGAAGGACAG GGATGTGACACTGTTTTTGTTACACCAACAGCTCGGACAATTGATCTTTCACATGCATGGATCATG AAAAATGCAGTTCTATTAGTAGTTTCACCAGTGACATGTCAAAGTATAACTGAAATGCTGAACAA GTACATATTTCCCGCTGACAAGGTCGAGATTCAAGACATCACCAAGCAAACTAGCTTATTTGTTTTGGCCGGACCCAGAAGCAATCAA GTAATGGAGGGGTTGAACCTTGGTGATCTTGTTGGACAACCTTACGGCACACATCGACATTTTAGTGTATGCTTCAATGATTTTCTGGACTGTTGTATGAGCAATCTGTGCTTATTGGTTTATTCTCGT GTAAATGGAATGCCGGTTACTGTAGGGGTGGGAAATATCATTTCCGAAGAAGGTTTTTCTCTGTTGTTGACACCAGCTGCTGCTGAGTCAGTCTGGAAAACCATTCTTTCTCTGGGTGCAATCCCAATGGGCTCTAATGCATGGGAAAAACTAAGGGTTCTTCAAG GTAGGCCGGCTCCTCAAAAGGAACTTACTAATGAATTTAATGTCCTGGAGGCTCATCTCTGGAATTCCATCTCTCTGAACAAGG GGTGTTACAAGGGACAGGAGACTATATCTAGACTCGTAACATATGATGGAGTCAAGCAGAGACTCTGGGGAATTCATCTATCAGCACCAGCAGAACCTGGCAGCCCCATCACAATTAATGGGAAAAAG GTGGGAAAGGTAACAAGTTATGCATCTGGAAGAAAAGAATCTGAGCATTTTGGTTTAGGCTATATCAAGAGGCAAGCTGCTTCAGAAGGAGACACTGTAGTTGTTGGAGACAACATCACAGGGACAGTGGTGGAAGTTCCTTTTCTTGCACAGCAATGCCCACCATCACGTGGTTCAAGTTCTTGA
- the LOC142605957 gene encoding uncharacterized protein LOC142605957 translates to MDHLDAWPGLDDPLYLETSDNLWPLLGESSISKPSELADNINDVLDPSVFLAQEHSALVESRNNIDEGLQENGLKFHKDDNLSTILDGSNNPWPLPQESNIDHDTNCALDSSILLDQELPVLLADSSTVKVISGKGLNSTRTRERNHGLKRIQPRKRVVEPNAEEGSASKKQDHNAQERVRRKNLNSSYLALGSLLPESRRSKKRWSAPVIMDRILDYVPELENEIKKLTLRKKDMLSALENQQNLDQTPHIKVQAPTVSVHEVKEGQVIIQICLQKDREDVLSNLIRNLEAKDMCIKSASTFHISDDSSSYHLHVEMVGSSLGAECVAVLKEKVTSWLC, encoded by the exons ATGGATCACCTTGATGCATGGCCTGGACTTGATGACCCGCTCTACCTTGAAA CTTCTGATAATTTATGGCCACTTCTGGGAGAAAGCAGCATATCAAAGCCTAGTGAACTTGCAGATAACATTAATGATGTGTTGGATCCAAGCGTGTTCCTTGCTCAAGAACACTCAGCATTGGTGGAATCAAGGAATAATATTGATGAGGGGTTACAAGAAAATGGTCTCAAATTCCACAAAGATGACAACTTGTCCACCATTCTTGATGGTTCAAATAATCCTTGGCCACTTCCACAAGAAAGTAATATAGATCATGACACTAATTGTGCACTGGATTCAAGCATACTTCTTGATCAAGAACTTCCAGTACTGTTGGCTGATTCTAGTACTGTGAAAGTAATTTCTGGAAAAGGTCTCAACTCTACGAGGACTAGGGAGAGAAACCATGGTTTAAAACGCATACAACCTAGAAAAAGGGTGGTGGAACCTAATGCAGAAGAAGGGTCAGCTTCTAAGAAACAAGACCATAATGCTCAAGAGAGAGTACGGAGGAAAAATCTCAATAGTTCTTACCTTGCCCTTGGTTCATTGCTACCGGAGTCTCGAAGATCAAAG AAGAGATGGAGTGCGCCAGTCATAATGGATAGAATTCTTGACTACGTTCCAGAgctagaaaatgaaataaaaaagcTAACTCTCAGGAAGAAGGATATGCTATCAGCACTTGAAAACCAGCAAAATCTCGATCAAACCCCACATATAAAAGTTCAAGCTCCCACAGTCTCGGTGcatgaagttaaagaaggccAAGTGATCATACAAATATGCTTGCAAAAAGATAGAGAAGATGTTCTTTCCAATTTGATAAGGAATCTAGAAGCAAAAGACATGTGCATTAAGAGTGCTTCAACTTTCCATATTTCTGATGATAGTTCCAGCTACCATTTACATGTTGAG ATGGTTGGAAGTTCACTTGGAGCTGAGTGTGTTGCAGTTTTGAAAGAGAAGGTAACTTCTTGGTTGTGTTGA
- the LOC142617951 gene encoding membralin-like protein At1g60995: protein MDPEQTFVRVQERMSQMVRPKVRAVLEYLYLFIAITLFCILVVMHANYVQQPGCSSELSGVDMKEAQLMQIKITSVGLWSHNESESNAIDVPDLKPVTNKLEIANVEGDGLTFLAAKFWLNWVGSGTRRSTLAWKFWKTDTELLEHQAEPSVSCPSSKPKVDDTVIKIDKEERRSFPLSARETFKAAVFHFGKKWYKRLLFIWRHAVQLIRSFWKLWNLAGINLNIDIPKWLRIFHLDRLNSYAVHSLEKRITAFEPIYIYTREKGYFLLPEEARSRHNIRTVNISISARHSCFGNRWQQLLINRIVGYDTILMNSLLTSTDQGYLYNYQTKEFYNLSYAQLPPEGPARFGDYLVTKCGVLMMSLFVFFTTTMSVSFTLRETQTRMLKFTVQLQHHARHRLPTFQLIFVHVIESLVFVPIMIGILFFLFEFYDDQLLAFMVLILVWLSELFTLISVRTPISMKFFPRFFLLYFLVFHIYFFSYAYGFSYLALSTTAAFMQHLVLYFWNRFEVPALQRFMQHRRSQLQQPPDFHIASSTIVSTLHITRLNTRNPGPVNTDLTTGTGLRPGSNPTMPANGGMDVSRLQEQSESENRAENPLQQADNGPNPGAMNAFSSLLLWILGGASSEGLNSFLSMFRDVREQGQVYAENPANQNVQ from the exons atggatcCAGAGCAAACGTTCGTACGGGTGCAAGAGCGGATGTCACAGATGGTGAGACCCAAAGTGAGAGCTGTTTTGGAGTACTTGTACCTCTTCATCGCCATCACTTTGTTCTGTATCCTCGTTGTTATGCACGCCAATTACGTTCAACag CCTGGCTGTTCTAGTGAGCTCTCTGGAGTTGATATGAAAGAAGCACAACTGATGCAAATTAAG ATAACTAGTGTAGGGTTGTGGTCGCACAATGAGTCTGAATCTAATGCGATTGATGTTCCTGATTTGAAACCTGTGACGAATAAATTGGAAATTGCAAATGTGGAAGGAGATGGATTAACAtttttggctgcaaagttttggTTAAATTGGGTTGGTTCTGGTACTAGAAGGAGCACACTAGCCTGGAAGTTCTGGAAGACTGACACCGAGCTTCTTGAGCATCAAGCAGAACCTTCAGTGAGTTGTCCAAGCTCTAAGCCAAAAGTAGATGACACAGTCATCAAAATTGATAAAGAGGAGCGGCGTAGTTTCCCTTTATCTGCCAGAGAGACATTTAAAGCAGCAGTATTTCATTTTGGCAAAAAGTGGTACAAGCGTCTGTTATTTATTTGGCGACATGCAGTGCAGCTCATTAGAAGTTTCTGGAAGTTGTGG AATCTTGCAggtataaatttaaatattgatatTCCCAAGTGGTTGcgtatatttcatttggatagGCTCAACTCATATGCAG TGCATTCACTTGAGAAGAGAATCACAGCATTTgagccaatatatatatacactaggGAAAAG GGATATTTTTTGCTACCTGAAGAAGCAAGGTCTCGCCATAATATTCGTACCGTTAACATTAGCATATCAGCTCGACATTCCTGTTTCGGTAACAG GTGGCAGCAACTCCTCATTAACAGAATCGTTGGATATGATACTATTTTGATGAATAGTTTATTGACTTCTACTGATCAAG GTTATCTGTACAATTATCAAACAAAGGAGTTTTATAATCTTAGTTATGCACAATTACCCCCGGAAGGTCCTGCAAGATTTGGAG ACTACCTTGTGACCAAGTGTGGTGTACTTATGATGTCGCTATTTGTGTTCTTTACTACCACAATGTCGGTTTCATTTACATTGAGAGAGACACAGACCCGCATGCTGAAGTTTACAG TGCAGCTTCAACACCATGCTCGACATCGGCTTCCAACATTTCAATTGATCTTTGTGCATGTAATCGAATCACTTGTCTTTGTACCG ATTATGATtggtattttgttttttctgtttGAGTTTTATGATGATCAGCTGTTGGCTTTCATGGTTTTGATTCTTGTCTGGTTGAGTGAACTGTTTACCCTAATcag CGTCCGGACACCAATATCAATGAAGTTCTTTCCTCGCTTCTTTTTGCTCTACTTTCTGGTTTTtcacatttatttcttttcctatgCTTATG GTTTTTCATACTTGGCTCTCTCTACAACAGCAGCATTTATGCAGCACCTAGTTCTCTACTTCTGGAACCGTTTTGAG GTCCCTGCTTTACAAAGGTTTATGCAGCACCGTCGATCACAGCTTCAGCAACCTCCAGATTTCCACATTGCGTCCTCAACCATTGTGTCGACTTTACACATCACAAGATTGAATACGAGGAATCCTGGTCCAGTTAACACGGACCTGACAACTGGGACTGGTTTGAGACCTGGGTCCAACCCAACAATGCCAGCAAATGGAGGAATGGATGTTTCCCGGCTTCAGGAACAATCAGAAAGTGAAAACAGAGCAGAGAACCCTCTTCAGCAGGCAGATAATGGTCCCAACCCTGGGGCAATGAATGCATTCAGTTCGCTTTTGTTATGGATCTTAGGAGGGGCCTCTTCTGAAGGCCTCAACTCATTCCTTTCTATGTTCAGAGATGTGAGAGAGCAAGGACAAGTTTATGCTGAAAACCCCGCCAATCAGAATGTGCAATAA